One window of the Triticum dicoccoides isolate Atlit2015 ecotype Zavitan chromosome 3B, WEW_v2.0, whole genome shotgun sequence genome contains the following:
- the LOC119282146 gene encoding uncharacterized protein LOC119282146 codes for MASHSGVRLRLVSQSMRCVQLGFTYLEYIDVVDAPRLERIFQWEITTHSLCAKKHSSRIKIGRAPNLRMLGYLLPGEQDLGITNTVIVAGSKENIVPSVQILAIELHFGVRGAVKKVSGFLRGFPNLDTLHVQSVRVSEKSTGKVNLKFWQEGGPIKCVVEGMKKVFHFYEFRGSKSEVAFLKFIAERGRVLEQMVVVVAIECFSSGDNVNAKLKPLASAKWTSKTCKLQLFKTPLTAGGGPAYSHPLASDFGCADPFDLKYYDKAERISVS; via the exons ATGGCAAGCCATAGCGGAGTGCGCCTCCGCCTCGTCAGCCAGAGCATGCGGTGCGTTCAGCTGGGCTTCACCTACTTGGAGTACATCGACGTGGTGGATGCACCTCGCCTGGAGAGGATCTTCCAGTGGGAGATCACTACCCACAGCCTCTGCGCCAAGAAGCACTCTTCCAGGATCAAGATTGGACGTGCACCTAACCTGCGTATGCTGGGATACCTTCTGCCAGGAGAGCAAGATTTGGGGATTACCAACACCGTCATCGTG GCTGGGAGCAAGGAGAACATTGTCCCTAGTGTCCAGATTTTGGCCATAGAGTTGCACTTTGGTGTCCGGGGTGCTGTCAAGAAAGTATCTGGTTTTCTCAGAGGCTTCCCTAACCTGGACACGCTCCATGTCCAG TCCGTCCGCGTATCTGAAAAGTCCACCGGCAAGGTCAATCTCAAGTTCTGGCAGGAGGGCGGCCCCATCAAATGTGTCGTGGAGGGCATGAAGAAGGTGTTCCACTTCTACGAGTTCCGAGGGTCAAAAAGCGAGGTTGCTTTCCTCAAGTTTATCGCGGAGAGAGGTCGTGTGCTGGAGCAGATGGTGGTTGTGGTGGCCATTGAGTGTTTCTCCTCAGGGGATAATGTGAATGCCAAGCTGAAGCCTCTGGCCAGTGCGAAATGGACGAGCAAAACTTGCAAACTACAGCTCTTCAAGACCCCGCTCACTGCTGGGGGAGGTCCTGCTTACAGCCACCCGCTAGCTTCTGATTTTGGATGTGCTGACCCTTTTGACCTCAAGTACTACGACAAAGCAGAAAGGATCTCTGTAAGTTAA